Proteins encoded by one window of Cannabis sativa cultivar Pink pepper isolate KNU-18-1 chromosome 4, ASM2916894v1, whole genome shotgun sequence:
- the LOC115712424 gene encoding probable methionine--tRNA ligase, whose amino-acid sequence MEEEDDSRRVVKSSPKVPIRGKRNVLITSALPYVNNVPHLGNIIGCVLSGDVFARYCRLRGYNVVYICGTDEYGTATETKAIEENSTPQQICDKYHAIHKEVYDWFNISFDEFGRTSTPQQTEICQEIFTKLIENNWLSDNTMQQLFCENCNRFLADRLVEGTCPLLDCNYDSARGDQCEKCGKLLNPTELRDPKCKVCNTTPHVRDTEHLFLELPLLKEKLEEYINVMSVAGCWSQNAIQATYAWLKEGLKSRCITRDLKWGVPVPLEKFKDKVFYVWFDAPIGYVSITSCYTSDWELWWKNPENVELYQFMGKDNVPFHTVMFPSTLIGTGENWTLMKNISVTEYLNYETGKFSKSKGVGVFGNDAKDTNIPSEVWRYYLLTNRPEVSDTMFTWVDLQAKLNTELLNNLGNFINRVLSFIAKPQGTGYGSIISDSPGAESHSLTQTLAEKISKLVDQYIEAMEKVKLKQALKIGMSISSEGNAYLQESQFWKLYKNDKDSCNIVMRTSVGLVYLLSCLLQPFMPSFSLKVLKQLGISHENQLSLSNEDGNVAERFRKPWELVPAGHKIGTPEPLFKELKDEDVELFRKKFAGNQADRNEASKLAKKLAKTIIV is encoded by the exons atggaagaagaagatgattcAAGAAGAGTAGTGAAAAGTAGTCCAAAAGTACCAATACGAGGTAAGAGGAACGTACTAATCACTAGTGCCTTGCCTTATGTCAACAACGTTCCTCACCTCGGCAACATCATTGGAT GTGTTTTGAGTGGTGATGTTTTTGCTAGATACTGTCGTCTTCGTGGGTACAACGTTGTTTACATATGTGGGACTGACGAGTATGGTACGGCCACTGAGACAAAAGCCATTGAGGAGAATTCTACTCCTCAACAGATTTGTGACAA ATATCATGCAATTCATAAAGAGGTCTATGATTGGTTCAACATAAGTTTTGATGAATTTGGACGAACATCAACGCCTCAACAAACCGAAATTTGCCAAGAAATTTTCACCAAACTGATTGAGAACAATTGGCTTTCTGATAACACAATGCAGCAA CTTTTCTGCGAAAATTGCAACCGGTTCTTGGCTGATCGGCTCGTTGAAGGTACATGTCCACTACTGGATTGTAACTATGATTCTGCTCGCGGTGATCAATGTGAGAAGTGTGGAAAGCTATTGAATCCAACTGAACTAAGGGATCCCAAGTGTAAA GTATGCAACACAACTCCACATGTTCGGGACACCGAACACTTATTTCTAGAACTCCCATTGTTGAAGGAGAAATTGGAAGAATACATCAATGTCATGTCAGTTGCAGGGTGTTGGAGCCAGAATGCCATTCAAGCTACATATGCATGGTTGAAAGAAGGACTTAAATCGCGGTGTATAACAAGAGATCTTAAGTGGGGTGTTCCTGTTCCACTTGAAAAGTTTAAGGATAAG GTGTTCTATGTTTGGTTTGATGCGCCTATCGGTTATGTCTCGATCACTTCATGTTACACTTCTGATTGGGAGCTGTGGTGGAAGAACCCTGAAAATGTTGAGTTGTATCAGTTTATGGGAAAAGACAATGTGCCTTTTCACACA GTTATGTTTCCATCTACACTTATTGGAACTGGAGAAAACTGGACACTGATGAAGAACATTAGTGTGACTGAATATCTAAACTATGAAACAG GTAAGTTCTCCAAGAGTAAAGGAGTAGGAGTTTTCGGTAACGATGCAAAAGATACAAATATCCCATCAGAAGTGTGGCGATACTACTTGTTAACTAACAGACCAGAA gTCTCAGATACAATGTTTACATGGGTAGATTTGCAAGCAAAATTAAATACTGAGTTGCTTAATAATCTTGGGAATTTCATTAACCGAGTTTTGAGCTTCATTGCAAAACCTCAAG gaaCAGGATATGGATCCATCATTTCGGATTCACCAGGAGCTGAATCCCATTCCTTAACACAAACATTAGCAGAAAAGATTAGTAAGCTTGTGGACCAATACATTGAAGCAATGGAAAAG GTCAAACTGAAGCAAGCACTAAAAATTGGAATGAGCATCTCTAGTGAAGGCAATGCATACCTACAA GAGAGCCAATTCTGGAAGCTTTACAAGAATGACAAAGATTCCTGTAACATTGTTATGAGAACTTCAGTTGGTCTGGTCTATCTTCTATCATGCTTGTTACAACCATTCATGCCTTCTTTCTCACTCAAG GTACTAAAGCAGCTTGGTATCTCCCATGAAAATCAACTTTCACTTAGCAATGAAGATGGAAATGTTGCCGAAAGGTTTAGGAAACCTTGGGAGCTTGTACCTGCTGGCCATAAAATTGGGACACCAGAACCTTTATTTAAGGAATTG AAAGATGAAGATGTGGAGTTGTTTAGGAAGAAGTTTGCTGGAAATCAAGCTGATAGGAATGAAGCTAGTAAATTGGCTAAGAAATTGGCCAAAACAATTATTGTGTAA
- the LOC115714501 gene encoding uncharacterized protein LOC115714501, whose translation MAEVSEITKSEVSEQHDPQSTFDPKSMRKTKPGLKRLVLTISVLFSFVLGFPLLWKSVEIYRAPLPFREIDHLSAQLDSTPLQFPCHFQAIFIGFEFKSSEDLETSLLDRMYKLGSGTPECGTCGTNYTVSVVVDSGSHCIQSPTSKSSCPWRCGALSNVDFGGGDDEAVDESLESALGGCSELARGGKVYTVVLVSRDEDVRAVTGKYRHAWISGKVSETAALSRVAEIFVKVFVNGGKEEGSIHGEFMPVGADGKIVLSFNLLNSDPRDGVYDWDFRSVEEILLAPVIDALRPIANISVESQVLYHTPKSSFSYWDDKWSSFIFSTKDLPFFVNSNEWHLDTSIAAGGRSKILHFVVYIPSAKECPLLLQLENGEISKTNGFISPMWGGVTVWNPKGCGKVLRSKHPVIHTISQQDLQKVIEVFMGQLRQLFGLKSDNHFFGSSGISNLLTSERGFTVWELDVLSRQHACFNLRSCATTLGSLSRLVQSLPRMIIMDEIGKQVAYSLEAAKLTQNNASLGIYDASAVASGQARSLAEDAFFHPSIMSVSYYSFEHCFAVYSPFFLPVAMHVILAALREWRRYKQENNKYLAWKKIEVIKASY comes from the exons ATGGCGGAAGTCTCTGAAATTACCAAATCAGAAGTATCTGAACAACATGATCCACAATCGACCTTCGATCCAAAATCAATGCGAAAGACTAAACCTGGCCTTAAGCGCCTAGTCCTCACCATTTCAGTGCTCTTCTCCTTCGTACTAG GTTTCCCATTGCTATGGAAATCAGTGGAAATCTACCGTGCACCTCTACCGTTCCGCGAAATCGACCACCTCTCGGCTCAGCTAGATTCCACTCCATTACAATTTCCCTGTCACTTTCAGGCTATCTTCATCGGTTTCGAATTCAAATCTTCTGAGGACCTGGAGACCTCACTTCTCGATCGAATGTACAAATTGGGTTCAGGAACTCCAGAATGTGGTACGTGTGGCACTAACTATACTGTCTCAGTAGTTGTTGACTCCGGTTCCCACTGTATCCAATCACCAACCAGTAAATCATCGTGCCCATGGAGGTGTGGTGCCTTAAGTAACGTTGATTTTGGTGGTGGTGATGATGAGGCTGTTGATGAGTCGTTAGAGTCTGCTTTGGGCGGTTGTTCCGAGCTTGCCCGAGGCGGGAAGGTCTATACTGTGGTGTTGGTGAGTAGAGATGAGGATGTTAGAGCTGTCACCGGAAAGTATAGGCACGCTTGGATTTCCGGGAAGGTTTCTGAGACGGCGGCATTGTCTCGAGTGGCGGAGATTTTTGTTAAAGTGTTTGTTAATGGTGGAAAAGAAGAAGGTTCGATTCATGGGGAGTTTATGCCTGTTGGTGCTGATGGAAAGATTGTGCTTTCCTTCAATTTGCTAAATTCTGATCCAAGAGATGGGGTCTATGATTG GGATTTTCGAAGTGTGGAAGAGATTCTCTTGGCCCCTGTAATCGATGCTCTAAGACCTATTGCCAACATAAGCGTAGAAAGTCAA GTTTTATACCACACACCAAAGTCCTCATTTTCTTACTGGGATGACAAGTGGAGCAGCTTCATTTTTAGTACCAAGGATCTTCCTTTCTTT GTGAATTCAAATGAGTGGCACTTGGATACTTCCATTGCAGCTGGTGGGAGATCAAAGATATTACACTTTGTGGT ATATATTCCTTCGGCAAAGGAGTGCCCCCTTCTCCTACAGCTTGAAAATGGAGAGATTTCTAAGACAAATGGTTTCATTTCCCCG ATGTGGGGAGGAGTCACTGTTTGGAACCCTAAAGGATGTGGGAAAGTTTTGAGAAGTAAGCATCCAGTCATTCATACAATTTCACAACAG GATCTTCAGAAAGTTATTGAAGTTTTCATGGGGCAATTAAGGCAACTTTTTGGTCTCAAATCTGACAACCACTTTTTTGGCTCTTCTGGCATATCCAACCTATTAACTAGTGAAAGAGGCTTCACAGTGTG ggAATTGGATGTCTTGTCGCGGCAACATGCCTGTTTTAACCTTCGATCATGTGCTACCACCCTTGGATCTCTTTCCAGACTG GTTCAGTCACTTCCTAGGATGATTATTATGGACGAGATTGGTAAACAG GTAGCGTATTCTCTGGAGGCAGCAAAACTGACTCAAAATAATGCTTCTCTTGGTATTTATGATGCTTCTGCTG TGGCATCTGGACAAGCAAGATCTCTGGCAGAGGACGCCTTTTTTCACCCATCGATCATGTCCGTTAGCTACTACTCATTCGAGCACTGTTTTGCTGTCTACTCG CCATTTTTTCTGCCAGTTGCCATGCATGTTATCTTGGCAGCTTTAAGAGAGTGGAGAAGATACAAGCAAGAAAACAACAAGTACTTGGCATGGAAGAAGATCGAAGTAATCAAAGCATCTTATTAA